Proteins encoded together in one Quercus lobata isolate SW786 chromosome 3, ValleyOak3.0 Primary Assembly, whole genome shotgun sequence window:
- the LOC115980115 gene encoding uncharacterized protein LOC115980115 — protein sequence MANHDLILGQSHNLALGQNQPLVLGHNHNMGLGQNHDLELGQAHDHHLGLGQTHDHELGLGHAHDHELDLGQSHDQEGNDGHSYGHENELGMDQKPDHDDHELDLAGQNHELALSENNELGVSESQELDENLELAVAQSQEMGIEPSHDMTVDQSLYVVSSSPVIQARAIVPNPNYELAVGQEFPDVKSCRRALRDTAIALHFEMQTIKSDKTRFTAKCATEGCPWRIHAAKLPGVPTFTIRTIHESHTCGGIAHLGHQQASVQWVANSVEQRLRENPNYKPKEILEEIHRVHGITLSYKQAWRGKERIMAAMRGSFEEGYRLLPQYCEQVKRTNPGSIASVYGNPTDNCFQRLFISFQASIYGFLNACRPLLGLDRTYLKSKYLGTLLFATGFDGDGGLFPLAFGVVDEENDDNWMWFLSELHNLLEINTENMPRLTILSDRQKGIVDGVEANFPTAFHGFCMRHLSESFRKEFNNTMLVNLLWEAAHALTVIEFEAKILEIEEISQDAAYWIRRIPPRLWATAYFEGTRFGHLTANIVESLNTWILEASGLPIIQMMECIRRQLMTWFNERREVSMQWTSILVPTAERRVADALERARTYQVLRANEAEFEVISHEGTNIVDIRNRCCLCRGWQLYGLPCAHAVAALLSCRQNVHRFTESCFTVATYRKTYSQTIHPIPDKSLWKELSEGDPNASKAAEVLINPPKSLRPPGRPRKKRVRAEDRGRVKRVVHCSRCNQTGHFRTTCAAPI from the coding sequence ATGGCAAACCATGATTTAATACTTGGGCAAAGTCACAATTTGGCCCTTGGCCAGAATCAGCCGTTGGTGCTAGGCCACAATCATAATATGGGGCTTGGGCAGAACCATGATTTGGAATTGGGACAAGCCCATGACCATCATTTGGGTTTGGGACAGACCCATGATCATGAACTAGGTTTAGGACATGCCCATGACCATGAATTGGACTTGGGGCAAAGTCATGACCAAGAAGGGAATGATGGCCACAGTTATGGACATGAGAATGAATTAGGTATGGATCAGAAACCTGATCATGATGACCACGAGTTGGATCTTGCTGGACAGAATCATGAGTTGGCTTTATCGGAGAACAATGAATTGGGTGTTTCAGAAAGCCAAGAACTTGATGAGAATCTGGAACTAGCTGTTGCTCAGAGCCAGGAAATGGGGATTGAACCTTCACATGATATGACTGTTGATCAATCCCTATATGTAGTCAGTTCCAGTCCTGTAATCCAGGCTCGTGCAATTGTACCTAATCCTAATTATGAGCTGGCAGTGGGGCAAGAGTTCCCTGATGTCAAGAGCTGTAGGAGAGCACTGAGGGATACAGCTATTGCCCTACACTTTGAAATGCAGACCATAAAATCTGACAAGACTCGTTTTACTGCCAAATGTGCTACTGAGGGATGCCCTTGGCGCATTCACGCTGCAAAGCTCCCAGGAGTTCCAACTTTTACGATCAGGACAATCCATGAATCTCATACTTGTGGAGGAATTGCTCATCTTGGTCATCAGCAAGCGTCAGTTCAGTGGGTTGCAAACTCTGTGGAGCAACGACTTCGGGAGAACCCTAATTACAAGCCAAAGGAGATTCTAGAAGAAATTCACCGAGTTCATGGTATAACCTTATCATACAAGCAAGCTTGGCGAGGAAAGGAGCGAATCATGGCAGCTATGCGTGGATCGTTTGAAGAAGGGTACCGCTTGCTTCCGCAATACTGTGAACAGGTTAAAAGGACAAATCCAGGGAGTATTGCATCTGTTTATGGAAACCCAACTGATAACTGCTTCCAGCGTCTCTTCATATCATTTCAGGCATCCATATATGGTTTTCTTAATGCTTGTCGGCCACTCCTTGGGCTTGATAGGACATATTTGAAAAGCAAGTATTTGGGTACTTTGCTATTTGCTACTGGTTTTGATGGTGATGGTGGTCTGTTTCCCCTGGCATTTGGTGTTGTTGATGAGGAGAATGATGATAATTGGATGTGGTTTCTTTCGGAACTTCACAACCTGCTTGAAATTAATACAGAAAACATGCCAAGGCTTACCATTTTGTCAGATAGGCAGAAGGGTATCGTGGATGGCGTGGAAGCAAATTTTCCAACTGCATTTCATGGATTTTGCATGCGGCACTTGAGTGAAAGCTTTCGTAAGGAGTTTAATAACACAATGCTTGTTAACCTTCTATGGGAAGCGGCTCATGCTCTCACTGTGATTGAATTTGAAGCAAAAATTTTAGAGATTGAAGAGATTTCACAAGATGCTGCTTATTGGATCCGAAGGATCCCCCCTCGACTGTGGGCTACAGCCTATTTTGAGGGAACACGCTTTGGGCATTTAACAGCTAACATTGTTGAATCGTTAAATACTTGGATTTTGGAGGCCTCTGGGCTTCCAATAATTCAGATGATGGAATGCATTAGAAGGCAGCTGATGACTTGGTTCAACGAACGCCGAGAGGTCAGTATGCAGTGGACATCAATACTTGTGCCTACTGCTGAGAGGCGTGTAGCGGATGCTCTTGAGCGTGCACGTACATATCAGGTGCTTCGTGCTAATGAAGCTGAATTTGAAGTCATATCTCATGAAGGAACAAATATTGTGGACATTCGGAATCGTTGCTGCCTATGTCGGGGCTGGCAGCTTTATGGTTTGCCCTGTGCTCATGCTGTGGCAGCGCTTCTCTCTTGCAGGCAGAATGTCCATCGATTTACTGAGAGCTGTTTCACTGTTGCAACCTATCGGAAGACATACTCGCAAACCATACATCCAATCCCAGATAAATCTCTATGGAAAGAGTTATCTGAGGGAGATCCAAATGCCAGTAAAGCTGCTGAAGTTCTTATTAACCCGCCCAAATCACTTCGGCCTCCTGGACGGCCAAGAAAGAAGCGAGTTCGAGCAGAGGACCGTGGTCGTGTGAAGCGAGTTGTGCATTGTAGTCGATGTAACCAGACAGGTCATTTTAGAACAACGTGTGCAGCACCCATATAA